The Virgibacillus dokdonensis genome includes a window with the following:
- a CDS encoding ABC-F family ATP-binding cassette domain-containing protein, with protein MINVSNVSLRYGDKKLFEDVNLKFTPGNCYGLIGANGAGKSTFLKILSGEIEPQTGHVSLSPGERLAVLKQDHFAYEDYNVIDTVLMGHEKLYAVKQEKDAIYMKGDFTEEDGMRAAELEGEFAEMNGWEAESDAAVLLKGLGIDESHHDKQMAELHADEKVKVLLAQALFGNPDILLLDEPTNGLDIHAIQWLEEFLIHFENTVIVVSHDRHFLNKVCTHIADVDYGKIEIYIGNYDFWYESSQLATKMAQEANKKKEEKIKELQSFIARFSANASKSKQATSRKKLLDSITLDDIKPSSRKYPYIAFTPEREIGNDLLTVQGLTKTINGEKLLNNVSFTMNKDDKIAFVGGDDVAKTTLFKILMGEMEPDAGTYKWGVTTSQSYFPKDNSAYFENSDLPLVDWLRQYSPEDETETFLRGFLGRMLFSGEQALKKANVLSGGEKVRCMLSKMMLSNANVLLLDEPTNHLDLESITALNNGLIKFKGSILFTSHDHQFIQSIANRLIEITPNGLIDKEMSYDEYVQDKELQAKIATMYNK; from the coding sequence ATGATTAATGTATCGAATGTGAGTTTACGATATGGCGATAAAAAATTATTTGAAGATGTGAACTTAAAGTTTACTCCAGGTAATTGTTATGGATTAATTGGTGCAAATGGAGCTGGTAAGTCCACTTTCCTTAAGATATTATCTGGTGAAATAGAGCCACAAACGGGTCATGTCTCCTTATCTCCAGGCGAACGCCTTGCTGTTCTAAAGCAGGATCATTTCGCTTACGAGGACTATAACGTTATCGACACGGTGCTTATGGGGCATGAAAAGCTTTACGCTGTGAAACAGGAAAAAGACGCTATTTATATGAAAGGCGATTTTACGGAAGAAGACGGCATGCGTGCTGCTGAACTAGAAGGCGAATTCGCTGAAATGAATGGCTGGGAAGCTGAATCTGATGCAGCTGTTCTATTAAAAGGACTTGGCATCGATGAGTCACACCATGATAAACAAATGGCTGAGCTACATGCAGACGAAAAAGTGAAAGTGTTACTTGCCCAAGCGCTATTTGGCAATCCGGATATCTTATTATTAGACGAGCCAACAAACGGGTTAGACATTCATGCCATTCAATGGCTAGAAGAATTTCTCATTCATTTTGAAAATACCGTCATTGTGGTTTCCCATGATCGCCACTTCTTAAATAAAGTATGTACACATATTGCGGATGTTGATTATGGAAAAATTGAAATTTATATCGGTAACTATGACTTTTGGTATGAATCTAGTCAGCTAGCAACGAAAATGGCACAGGAAGCAAACAAAAAGAAAGAAGAAAAGATTAAAGAGTTACAATCATTTATTGCACGCTTTAGCGCTAACGCTTCCAAATCTAAACAAGCGACATCAAGAAAGAAATTGTTAGACAGCATTACGCTGGATGATATAAAACCATCTTCAAGAAAATACCCATATATTGCCTTTACCCCAGAACGGGAAATTGGAAATGATCTACTAACTGTTCAAGGATTAACAAAAACCATTAATGGTGAAAAATTATTGAATAATGTTAGTTTTACGATGAATAAAGATGACAAAATCGCCTTTGTTGGTGGCGATGATGTAGCAAAAACGACACTATTTAAAATTTTGATGGGGGAAATGGAACCAGATGCGGGAACGTATAAATGGGGGGTCACAACATCCCAATCTTACTTCCCAAAAGATAATAGTGCTTACTTCGAAAATAGTGACTTACCTTTAGTAGACTGGTTAAGACAATATTCACCAGAAGATGAAACAGAAACTTTCTTACGTGGCTTTTTAGGGAGAATGCTATTTTCCGGGGAACAAGCGTTGAAAAAAGCAAATGTTTTATCTGGAGGAGAAAAAGTACGCTGTATGCTATCCAAAATGATGTTGAGCAACGCCAACGTACTTCTTTTGGATGAGCCGACAAACCATCTTGATTTAGAATCCATTACTGCTTTAAATAATGGACTTATCAAATTTAAAGGTTCCATTTTATTTACATCTCATGACCATCAATTCATTCAAAGTATTGCCAATCGCCTCATTGAAATTACACCGAATGGTTTGATTGATAAAGAGATGAGCTATGATGAGTACGTACAAGATAAAGAATTGCAAGCGAAAATTGCTACTATGTACAACAAGTAG
- a CDS encoding glycine C-acetyltransferase gives MTSKALNSFLNDNIADLKERGLYNEIDPVQGPNGPEIKIGDRTLINLSSNNYLGLATEDRLKQVAKQAVDSHGVGAGAVRTINGTLDLHLELEKKLAAFKGTEAVISYQSGFNCNMAAISAVMDKHDAILSDELNHASIIDGCRLSRAKIIRFNHSDMDDLRKKAKEAVESGQYNKIMVITDGVFSMDGDIAKLPEIVDIAEEFDLITYVDDAHGSGVLGKGAGTVKHFGLQDKVDFQMGTLSKAIGVIGGYVAGKANLIDWLKVRSRPFLFSTAVSPADAAASTKAVEILMESTELNEKLWENGNYLKAGLKQLGFDIGNSETPITPCIIGDENATQTFSRRLNEEGVYAKSIVFPTVPRGTGRVRNMPAAAHTKEMLDKAIAIYEKVGKELGVI, from the coding sequence ATGACGAGTAAAGCGTTAAATTCTTTTTTAAATGACAATATTGCTGATTTGAAAGAACGAGGCTTGTATAATGAAATTGATCCTGTTCAAGGTCCAAATGGTCCAGAAATAAAAATTGGTGACAGGACGTTAATTAACCTTTCGTCAAACAACTATTTAGGATTAGCGACAGAGGATAGATTGAAGCAAGTTGCCAAGCAAGCGGTCGATTCACATGGTGTTGGTGCAGGTGCTGTACGTACTATCAACGGAACGCTTGATCTCCATCTTGAATTAGAGAAAAAGCTTGCGGCATTTAAAGGCACGGAAGCGGTTATTTCCTATCAATCTGGGTTTAACTGTAATATGGCAGCTATATCTGCGGTAATGGATAAGCATGATGCCATTTTATCGGATGAATTAAATCATGCTTCCATCATTGATGGGTGTCGTTTATCTAGAGCGAAAATTATTCGTTTTAATCATTCCGATATGGATGATTTGCGAAAAAAGGCGAAAGAAGCTGTCGAATCTGGTCAATACAATAAAATCATGGTCATTACCGATGGTGTGTTTTCGATGGATGGGGATATTGCGAAACTTCCAGAAATTGTTGACATTGCCGAGGAATTCGACCTGATTACGTATGTGGATGATGCTCACGGTTCTGGTGTTCTTGGTAAAGGGGCAGGCACAGTAAAACATTTTGGATTGCAGGATAAAGTAGATTTTCAAATGGGTACATTGTCGAAAGCAATCGGCGTGATTGGTGGGTACGTAGCAGGCAAAGCAAATCTTATTGATTGGTTAAAAGTTCGTTCTCGTCCGTTCTTGTTCTCCACAGCTGTTTCACCTGCGGATGCGGCAGCAAGTACGAAAGCTGTTGAAATCCTTATGGAAAGCACAGAGCTAAATGAAAAGTTATGGGAAAATGGAAATTATTTAAAAGCTGGCTTAAAGCAACTAGGCTTTGATATTGGTAATAGCGAAACACCAATTACTCCTTGTATTATTGGTGATGAGAATGCGACACAAACATTTAGCAGGCGCTTAAATGAAGAAGGCGTCTACGCGAAGTCCATTGTTTTCCCAACCGTACCACGCGGAACAGGTCGTGTACGCAATATGCCAGCAGCCGCACATACGAAAGAAATGCTAGATAAGGCTATTGCGATATATGAAAAAGTAGGTAAGGAACTTGGCGTTATTTAA
- a CDS encoding L-threonine 3-dehydrogenase, protein MKKILVTGALGQIGSELVIKLREIYGTDQVIATDIRKAEGRIAEGPFEVVDVTNAKQLSDVTKKYQVDTMMHLAALLSAKAEENPKLAWDINMGGLVNALEIARELDLQFFTPSSIGAFGPTTPKDNTPQDTLQRPTTMYGVNKVSGELLADYYHTRFGVDTRGVRFPGLISHVTLPGGGTTDYAVEMYYEAVEKGNYTSYIGKGTYMDMMYMPDAIHAIIQLMECDTNKLQHRNAFNISAFSAAPEDFATSIQKHIPSFSLKYDVDPFRQAIADSWPNNLDSACAIDEWGFKVEYDLDKLTTDMLSKIKQKQAH, encoded by the coding sequence ATGAAAAAAATATTAGTAACCGGAGCTTTGGGTCAAATAGGGTCAGAGCTTGTTATAAAGTTAAGAGAAATTTACGGTACGGATCAAGTAATAGCGACAGATATTCGCAAGGCGGAAGGACGTATTGCAGAAGGCCCGTTTGAAGTTGTTGATGTAACAAATGCAAAGCAACTTTCTGACGTTACAAAGAAGTATCAAGTAGATACAATGATGCATTTGGCAGCTTTATTATCAGCTAAAGCGGAAGAAAATCCGAAGCTAGCTTGGGATATTAATATGGGCGGTTTAGTTAATGCGCTTGAAATAGCTCGGGAATTAGATTTGCAATTTTTCACCCCAAGTTCCATTGGAGCTTTTGGTCCAACAACACCGAAAGATAACACACCACAGGATACATTGCAACGCCCGACGACAATGTATGGGGTGAATAAAGTATCTGGCGAGCTGTTAGCTGATTATTACCACACTCGTTTTGGAGTGGATACTCGTGGTGTACGTTTCCCTGGTTTAATTTCTCATGTTACATTACCAGGCGGTGGAACGACGGATTATGCTGTTGAAATGTATTATGAAGCAGTAGAGAAGGGGAACTATACCTCCTATATAGGCAAGGGTACGTACATGGATATGATGTATATGCCAGATGCGATCCATGCCATTATCCAATTGATGGAATGTGATACAAATAAACTACAACATCGTAATGCTTTTAATATTTCAGCTTTCTCCGCAGCACCGGAGGACTTTGCTACATCGATCCAAAAGCATATTCCTTCTTTCTCATTAAAATACGATGTTGACCCGTTTCGACAAGCAATTGCAGACAGTTGGCCAAATAATTTAGATTCCGCCTGTGCTATTGATGAATGGGGCTTTAAAGTGGAATATGATTTAGACAAGCTGACAACGGATATGTTAAGTAAAATTAAACAGAAACAAGCACATTAG